In a single window of the Cydia pomonella isolate Wapato2018A chromosome 2, ilCydPomo1, whole genome shotgun sequence genome:
- the LOC133533120 gene encoding uncharacterized protein LOC133533120 isoform X1, which produces MAAAPAASCMSAENGCVMFDCLVHLWEWLDPPIAQSQFQMENKKQVPATQQPLMQQHLMAQHVHPDQIYNQHHPAIATHLSSPQPGQLPPNGVMHQLLQSQYHSNIDARSPLLENRHELYGTGYNQDYARQYGVNDNYNYPQSPPRLDRTELHTDHNVNNEILHNVPKGYNAEVYQDYLKRNPPKDTNQIYQNHQPTYRPNSNQYGSKPYLPYSSRIGPHSNTELLRRQYNEIQQMKLQQQLHYQNQAQMHQQQKFAERQMLLQQIHGVQPPPNLQNSIYSDSSYRDLDRYSSKNDFKEYSSTDIQKDIDRYAKNNEFRENDKQSKQYPDQQWQPNQQTDSREPERYRRQSEGDKGNSQSPPSDQSQKSNVGVVSPMKSSESSSPSVKSPSSESRRSSGGTQALRSPIAQRLPSAPVTMSGILYKQGSDGLKVWRKRWFVLSEYCLFYYKSHDEEKLLGSVLLPSYKVSACTAEDKVLRKFAFKLEHANMRTYILCAPDQEAMMKWVKALTMAALMQSPNDQPQKQSERAAAKTEEDEVPGPTYANAPPKPRRSNEGYNSPSSDIYDPNYDLLKQPASHYSQGTSHTRYQEHNYPSSPNQENIYTRSLQSPPAPPQYPTKRPYDTHHLSLPLTNTVTDRLENNQPSTSTSMYKATPNSPYFDTRSRTQQESKQEQIYDRQPQSNPFLQDTTPQTESSRDIDMQNKNSRNYEQERAQSKKNDTYPEARLNNSSNVDMGQYSRDVYGELNARPSRSASAINERLLIERRTPDAYGRSTTMSAYSKDKVGDYEDVYATYATENDYGQSYAKSPNILRDAPNLSSQLQQQIQDPIGNYSHEKSFNGPSVLRRKKMQSSGIQPQMPRPHSADFLEYESKNEMQNRSMANRTASSNERRQPQRPKSSLDINTSYDPSSDRYYSEESYAEKMRQSAQYLQQGLGPRNIQIPLAKYASGLAEKQLHSPYSHTTNNNYETEFGSPKNNGDNIINHLKYNEALNSNWTLKNKDPKDYLNRSGSVMSDGSNISGYAKGINRLDTSAEGFMRSASARLPSTAPEREGEKKVQQREESMKRLLEWKQRMLQSPLTRKSTPATISLARSLNQSRQSLKDYKSKTYANASYNSYSSDDEEDTSGTELQKLRNMQAGRSQKENVISPNLAEPISPHAALTAKASGFLGDNAKENIKANTINQTNENAYENVHTISNPEIVTRSENNVSENNNENTSQTVDISNIEVSNKPDAEDGYETHESEAESETQIEYTDNDLDEVLLDTESIVDDKCNDKNAKNLPQGNESNMSKENCQNKSVTPPIQIQTIGEEHYLPMSPRKVSTVEPAHKVIIQNLSVFDQTMPQCYEDNPYVEMNLGNDDDDLQTYEVVCVNNGRVEPVYMELTNILANETSSSDTTTDAVTVRKASLDTASNFADTKDHTLKRVSKADKVLKESSKTGDKQSYCSDADDEASKEISLDSPFSRFSISDTFRPASYYLSSSSSNVLELQDSSDSEIFLPPPVPTSSPPCDELSDDALSKYILDKLDQSDMSQDNSILKMLTSENQKMNTAKRRTTSLMIYGSRTSIHDTLSRGEKARSSRASLTLERNKANDAQSNVLRSSILERQNSSSIESDSLKSYNADRGSSRLSLESDISSKFEMTPSNNSSDVASLNGSESAIELRHSNSYRDLEIMMKRRPLSDDSLFELEGPGILTHNDCASNIDLDQYLDNLQPNPSNSSFNNSNNSNNRSVSLNNSDDQCNIYKDNVNQVVNLPNTSHTRCSSTPVASTNKKCHMHLSDTQTSCSSVGMPKSQISYYCKDYDEEKILAKNLNKDVSRDKIKDFECEKLPLIAGVDTHASSGTTGFHSRESSTEHSAPYYYSDLSSQEHINVLPTSHYLKNTNLHRKLNNQRRRGPLHKKNEISHIHNPIRKGQAFASDHHFELAATARSVSVEFLSAADKDPEIDLKNIYESSGGKHSKIPESLSLMSEISCKRISGSSILDSSSPESNNDNRSTLNISSPVQLSTASMSSHCSGTSSNTVYYDAEAEASAYENIMCQGEKHWEEDSLWRDNLRRVSHRHARSMDDLDTVTTESTVVPTGRTSVDVCAMNSIKRIKKDGVKKISRNVTYVNCDIQNQVLRRRDNSIHSVNLDEQDKVGDNDVYVSLAQNTGTSSLEPTDEGVYEQLAVESLSNSPTSPKTVRCKVASKGKKKFEIDREKLRQWDLMSSGLMKGGMGRVRGPAGLAGAGDALCSTDSGADSASNEGIL; this is translated from the exons GCTTGACCCACCAATTGCACAATCACAATTTCAAATGGAGAACAAAAAGCAGGTGCCCGCTACGCAGCAGCCGCTGATGCAGCAGCACCTAATGGCGCAACACGTGCATCCCGATCAAATATACAACCAGCATCACCCTGCTATCGCAACCCACCTATCTTCCCCGCAGCCTGGCCAGCTTCCACCAAATGGCGTTATGCATCAACTCCTGCAAAGTCAATATCACTCCAACATAGATGCCCGTTCGCCACTTCTCGAAAACAGACACGAGTTATACGGAACTGGTTACAATCAAGATTATGCTAGACAATACGGTGTTAACGATAACTACAACTATCCACAATCACCTCCTAGGTTAGACAGAACAGAATTACACACCGACCATAATGTAAATAACGAAATACTTCACAATGTTCCTAAAGGATATAATGCTGAAGTATATCAAGACTATTTAAAACGTAACCCACCGAAAGATACCAAccaaatataccaaaatcatcAACCGACGTATCGACCCAATTCAAATCAATACGGCTCTAAACCGTATCTTCCATATTCAAGTCGAATAGGACCGCATAGTAATACAGAGCTATTACGGAGACAGTACAACGAAATCCAGCAAATGAAGTTGCAACAGCAACTGCACTACCAAAATCAAGCGCAGATGCATCAACAACAGAAGTTTGCTGAGAGGCAGATGCTACTCCAACAAATTCATGGCGTACAACCACCCCCGAACTTGCAAAATAGTATATACTCTGATAGTTCTTATAGAGACTTAGATAGATATAGTAGTAAAAATGATTTCAAGGAGTATAGTAGTACCGACATACAGAAAGATATTGATAGGTACgcgaaaaataatgaatttagaGAAAATGATAAACAAAGCAAGCAATATCCCGATCAGCAATGGCAACCCAATCAACAAACTGATTCTAGAGAGCCAGAAAGATATAGAAGACAATCAGAAGGCGATAAAGGAAACAGTCAGTCTCCACCTTCGGATCAAAGTCAAAAGAGTAATGTTGGTGTCGTTTCACCTATGAAATCCAGCGAATCTAGCAGTCCAAGTGTAAAGTCACCTTCTTCGGAGAGCAGAAGGAGCAGCGGCGGGACTCAAGCTTTACGGTCGCCGATAGCACAGCGATTACCTTCTGCTCCAGTAACCATGTCCGGCATTCTGTACAAGCAGGGGTCAGATGGATTAAAAGTCTGGAGAAAGAGGTGGTTTGTCTTATCGGAGTACTGcttgttttattacaaaa GTCACGATGAAGAGAAGCTCCTTGGATCCGTGCTTCTTCCTTCATACAAAGTGTCAGCCTGTACCGCCGAGGATAAAGTACTTCGAAAATTCGCTTTCAAGCTAGAGCATGCGAATATGCGCACGTATATACTCTGCGCTCCTGACCAGGAGGCCATGATGAAGTGGGTGAAGGCGCTGACTATGGCAGCGCTAATGCAGAGTCCCAA TGACCAGCCACAAAAGCAGAGCGAAcgggcagctgcaaaaacagaG GAGGATGAAGTTCCCGGGCCCACATATGCAAATGCGCCACCAAAGCCGCGACGCTCAAATGAAGGATACAACTCGCCAAGCTCTGATat ATATGATCCAAACTACGACCTACTCAAACAGCCAGCATCACACTACAGCCAAGGCACTAGTCACACACGCTACCAGGAACACAATTACCCGAGCAGTCCAAATCAAGAGAACATATACACTCGGAGCCTACAGTCGCCTCCGGCGCCACCGCAGTACCCGACGAAACGACCGTACGACACCCACCACCTGTCTCTGCCTCTGACAAACACCGTAACCGACAGATTAGAAAACAATCAACCTAGTACTTCAACATCCATGTATAAGGCCACACCTAATTCCCCTTACTTTGATACTAGGAGCAGAACGCAGCAAGAATCTAAACAAGAGCAAATATACGATCGACAACCCCAGTCCAATCCCTTCCTGCAGGATACGACACCACAAACAGAAAGTTCTAGAGACATTGATATGCAAAATAAGAACAGTCGAAATTATGAACAAGAACGGGCTcaatcgaaaaaaaatgatacgtACCCAGAAGCGCGTTTAAATAATTCTTCTAATGTGGATATGGGACAATACAGTCGAGATGTTTATGGAGAATTGAATGCAAGACCCAGTAGGTCAGCAAGTGCAATCAATGAACGCTTATTAATAGAGAGGCGAACACCCGATGCATATGGCCGATCTACCACTATGTCCGCATACAGTAAAGATAAAGTCGGTGACTACGAAGACGTGTATGCTACATATGCAACCGAAAATGATTACGGTCAAAGTTATGCAAAGTCTCCAAATATCTTGCGGGATGCACCCAATCTTTCTAGTCAACTACAGCAGCAAATTCAAGACCCCATTGGAAATTAT TCTCATGAAAAATCTTTTAACGGCCCTTCAGTTTTACGCAGGAAAAAGATGCAATCGAGTGGGATTCAGCCCCAAATGCCAAGACCCCATAGCGCAGATTTTCTTGAATATGAatccaaaaatgaaatgcaaaatAGATCCATGGCAAATCGAACTGCCAGTAGTAATGAACGGAGACAGCCACAGAGGCCTAAATCTAGTTTAGATATCAACACTTCGTATGACCCTAGTTCAGATAGATACTACTCAGAAGAAAGTTATGCGGAAAAAATGCGCCAAAGTGCTCAATATTTACAGCAAGGTTTGGGACCCCGAAATATCCAAATTCCTTTGGCAAAATACGCAAGTGGTTTGGCAGAAAAACAACTACATTCCCCATATTCACACACTACGAACAATAATTATGAAACCGAATTTGGTAGTCCTAAGAATAATGGAGACAACATAATCAACCATTTGAAATACAATGAAGCATTGAATTCAAACTGGACGTTGAAGAATAAAGATCCTAAAGATTACCTTAATAGAAGTGGAAGTGTTATGAGTGATGGTTCTAATATAAGTGGCTATGCCAAGGGTATTAACAGATTAGATACAAGCGCCGAAGGCTTCATGAGATCCGCAAGTGCACGATTACCTTCAACAGCTCCTGAAAGAGAGGGTGAGAAGAAAGTACAAcag AGGGAAGAATCAATGAAGCGCTTATTGGAATGGAAACAGCGCATGTTACAATCACCTTTAACACGCAAAAGTACTCCAGCTACCATCTCTCTGGCTCGGTCTTTAAATCAGAGTCGGCAATCGTTAAAAGACTACAAATCGAAGACCTACGCGAATGCGTCATATAACAGCTACTCTTCCGATGATGAAG AAGACACATCGGGTACTGAACTGCAAAAACTGAGAAATATGCAGGCAGGAAGGTCCCAAAAAGAAAATGTTATAAGTCCCAACCTAGCTGAGCCTATATCCCCGCACGCAGCCCTTACCGCAAAAGCAAGTGGGTTCCTAGGAGATAATGCCAAAGAAAATATCAAAGCAAACACTATTAACCAAACAAATGAAAATGCCTATGAAAATGTTCATACTATATCTAACCCGGAAATTGTCACACGAAGCGAAAATAATGTTTCtgaaaataacaatgaaaatacTAGTCAAACCGTggacatatcaaacattgaagTAAGTAACAAACCAGATGCAGAAGATGGTTACGAAACGCATGAAAGTGAGGCGGAATCTGAAACACAAATTGAGTATACAGATAACGATTTAGATGAGGTACTCTTAGATACAGAGAGTATTGTTGATGATAAATGTAACGATAAAAATGCGAAAAATTTACCTCAAGGAAATGAGTCAAATATGTCTAAAGAAAACTGCCAAAATAAGTCTGTAACTCcacctatacaaatacaaactaTAGGCGAAGAGCATTATTTGCCAATGAGTCCACGAAAGGTATCTACTGTAGAACCTGCCCACAAAGTAATTATTCAAAACTTAAGCGTGTTTGATCAGACAATGCCTCAGTGCTATGAGGATAATCCATACGTTGAAATGAACTTGGGAAATGACGATGATGATTTGCAAACATATGAGGTAGTTTGCGTTAATAATGGTAGAGTGGAACCTGTATACATGGAATTGACTAATATTTTAGCGAATGAAACAAGTTCATCTGATACGACAACAGATGCAGTAACAGTGAGAAAAGCTTCGTTAGATACTGCATCTAATTTTGCTGATACTAAGGATCACACATTGAAAAGAGTTTCAAAAGCCGATAAAGTATTAAAAGAATCGTCAAAGACTGGAGATAAACAAAGCTATTGCTCAGATGCAGACGATGAAGCTTCAAAAGAAATATCATTAGATAGTCCTTTTAGTCGATTCAGTATATCAGATACATTTAGACCCGCTTCGTATTATTTGAGTAGTAGCAGTAGTAATGTATTAGAACTTCAAGATAGTTCTGATAGCGAGATTTTTTTACCGCCTCCAGTTCCAACTTCATCTCCTCCCTGTGATGAGCTGTCTGATGATGCTTTgtcaaaatacattttagatAAATTAGATCAGTCAGATATGTCTCAAGATAATTCAATACTGAAAATGTTGACCAGTGAAAATCAGAAAAtgaacacagcgaagaggagaacaACATCTTTAATGATATATGGAAGTCGAACCTCTATTCATGACACACTCTCTAGGGGTGAGAAAGCGCGTAGTAGCAGGGCTAGTTTGACACTTGAGAGAAATAAAGCAAACGATGCGCAAAGTAATGTTTTAAGAAGTTCGATACTTGAACGACAGAATTCAAGTAGTATAGAATCTGACTCCCTAAAAAGCTACAATGCAGACAGAGGTTCGTCAAGGTTGTCATTAGAATCCGATATTAGTAGCAAATTTGAAATGACACCGTCAAATAATTCATCAGATGTTGCAAGTTTGAATGGCAGTGAATCCGCAATAGAATTACGGCACTCTAATTCGTATAGAGACTTGGAAATTATGATGAAAAGAAGACCTCTTTCAGATGATTCGTTATTTGAATTAGAAGGACCTGGAATACTCACTCATAATGATTGCGCATCAAATATAGACTTAGATCAATACTTAGATAACTTACAACCTAATCCCAGTAATTCCAGTTTTAACAatagtaataatagtaataaccGAAGTGTTTCGTTGAATAATTCTGATGACCAGTGCAATATTTATAAAGATAATGTCAATCAAGTAGTTAATTTACCAAACACTTCACATACTCGATGTTCTAGTACGCCAGTGGCTAGTACGAACAAAAAATGTCACATGCATTTGTCGGATACGCAAACATCGTGCAGCTCAGTGGGAATGCCCAAATCCCAAATATCTTATTACTGTAAAGATTATGACGAGGAAAAAATTCTCGCAAAGAATTTGAACAAGGACGTGtcacgtgataaaataaaggATTTTGAATGTGAGAAATTACCACTTATCGCGGGGGTAGATACTCACGCTTCCTCTGGCACTACTGGTTTTCATAGTAGAGAGAGCTCTACAGAACACAGCGCTCCGTATTACTATTCGGATTTATCTTCTCAGGAGCATATTAACGTACTACCAACATctcattacttaaaaaatactaatcTCCATCGAAAGTTAAATAATCAACGCCGAAGAGGTCCCCTTCAcaagaaaaatgaaatttcacaTATACATAATCCTATACGCAAAGGTCAAGCATTTGCCTCAGATCATCATTTTGAATTAGCGGCAACAGCAAGAAGTGTGTCAGTTGAGTTTCTAAGTGCAGCAGATAAAGATCCTGAAAtcgacttaaaaaatatttatgaatcgTCAGGTGGAAAACATTCTAAAATTCCTGAATCCTTGTCATTGATGTCTGAAATAAGTTGTAAAAGGATTTCCGGTAGCAGCATTTTGGATAGTTCTTCTCCGGAGTCTAACAATGATAATCGTAGCACTTTGAATATAAGTTCTCCCGTACAACTTTCAACTGCGAGTATGTCGTCACACTGCAGTGGTACATCTTCTAATACTGTTTATTATGATGCAGAGGCAGAAGCGAGTGCTTATGAAAATATTATGTGCCAAGGTGAAAAACACTGGGAAGAAGATTCTTTGTGGAGGGACAACTTAAGAAGGGTATCACACAGGCATGCTAGATCCATGGATGACTTGGACACGGTTACAACGGAATCAACTGTAGTGCCAACAGGGCGGACTAGCGTTGACGTTTGTGCCATGAATAGTATTAAGCGGATAAAAAAAGACGGAGTCAAAAAAATAAGTCGAAACGTGACCTACGTTAACTGTGATATTCAAAACCAAGTTTTAAGGCGTAGAGATAATAGTATTCATAGTGTTAATCTTGACGAACAAGACAAAGTTGGTGATAATGATGTTTATGTTAGtttggcgcaaaatactggcaCGTCTTCGCTAGAACCGACTGACGAAGGAGTTTATGAACAACTCGCTGTGGAATCATTAAGTAACTCACCTACATCACCAAAGACCGTTCGTTGTAAGGTTGCCAGTAAAGGTAAAAAGAAGTTTGAGATTGATAGGGAAAAGCTTCGACAATGGGATTTAATGTCAAGTGGGCTTATGAAAGGCGGAATGGGTCGTGTGCGGGGACCGGCCGGCCTCGCGGGCGCAGGGGACGCGCTGTGTAGTACGGACAGTGGGGCTGACAGTGCAAGCAATGAAGGTATCCTGTAG